From one Pieris brassicae chromosome 5, ilPieBrab1.1, whole genome shotgun sequence genomic stretch:
- the LOC123709541 gene encoding broad-complex core protein isoforms 1/2/3/4/5 isoform X4: MVDTQHFCLRWNNYQSSITSAFENLRDDEDFVDVTLACDGKSLKAHRVVLSACSPYFRELLKSTPCKHPVIVLQDVAFTDLHALVEFIYHGEVNVHQRSLSSFLKTAEVLRVSGLTQNDDTKGSLVQSIARATAESSPHVSPHPAHTPHTPHTPHTPHTPSYSEKLEEALLLPQPLNRRIPMPPRRMSRSADNSPDVIKRARHDNNNDQSQVHDFSTKNNSLLNNRHESGNGNGISNSSSSPSPKLMDDVKNEPLDMICQSNADIDRSADDTPPHSHHRHMGGPPSRASSADADDHTPPPQMPPSPFISPAEAKLFPPSQHHTFNYPMLTDSSLTGLPSPLPPDGLPGTSQAVPPLRMPPPTAGGINEPQECPYCRRTFSCYYSLKRHFQDKHEQSDTLYVCEFCHRRYRTKNSLTTHKSLQHRGSSGMLKRLLKTSALHSALAPAPHHLFDLAAADHASQLPGLQ, encoded by the exons atggtGGATACACAGCACTTCTGTCTGCGCTGGAACAATTACCAGAGCAGCATCACCAGCGCCTTCGAGAATCTTCGTGATGACGAGGACTTTGTTGACGTCACATTGGCCTGTGACGGAAAGAGTTTAAAGGCGCATCGGGTAGTCTTATCGGCATGTAGCCCCTACTTTAGAGAACTATTAAAA TCGACACCGTGCAAGCATCCAGTGATAGTTCTTCAAGATGTTGCCTTCACTGATCTACACGCTCTGGTGGAGTTCATATACCACGGGGAGGTCAACGTGCATCAGAGGAGCCTCTCCTCTTTTCTGAAGACGGCGGAGGTCCTTCGCGTCTCAGGACTCACACAGAATGACGATACTAAAGgg TCGCTGGTACAAAGCATCGCCCGCGCAACTGCCGAGTCGTCTCCGCACGTATCTCCGCATCCCGCGCATACCCCGCACACCCCGCATACCCCTCACACTCCACACACTCCAAGCTACTCGGAGAAACTGGAAGAGGCCCTTCTACTGCCCCAACCCCTCAACCGCCGGATTCCTATGCCTCCGCGTCGAATGTCACGCTCGGCTGACAACTCCCCGGACGTAATAAAGCGCGCGCGCCACGACAACAACAATGATCAATCACAAGTACACGACTTCTCAACAAAGAACAACTCACTATTGAACAATCGTCACGAGTCTGGTAATGGGAATGGGATTTCGAATTCAAGCTCGTCACCATCGCCCAAACTCATGGATGACGTGAAGAACGAGCCGTTAGATATGATCTGCCAATCGAATGCGGATATCGATCGCAGTGCTGATGATACTCCGCCTCATTCGCATCATAGACACATG GGAGGGCCGCCGTCCCGCGCGAGCTCAGCCGATGCCGACGACCATACGCCACCGCCACAAATGCCACCCTCACCTTTTATTTCGCCAGCTGAAGCCAAGCTCTTTCCGCCATCCCAACACCACACTTTCAACTACCCCATGTTAACTGATTCATCGCTGACAG GTTTGCCGAGTCCCCTGCCTCCGGACGGCTTACCGGGAACATCACAAG CTGTTCCGCCCCTCCGAATGCCCCCGCCGACCGCCGGCGGCATCAACGAGCCGCAGGAGTGTCCCTACTGCCGCAGGACATTCTCTTGCTACTACTCCCTCAAGCGCCACTTCCAGGACAAGCACGAGCAGTCCGACACGCTCTACGTTTGTGAGTTCTGCCACAGACGGTATCGCACCAAGAACTCGCTCACCACCCATAAGAGCCTGCAACACCGGGGTTCCAGCGGCATGCTGAAGCGCCTGCTGAAGACGTCGGCGCTGCACAGCGCGCTGGCCCCTGCGCCGCACCACCTGTTCGACCTGGCCGCCGCCGACCACGCGTCGCAGCTGCCCGGTCTCCAATGA
- the LOC123709541 gene encoding broad-complex core protein isoforms 1/2/3/4/5 isoform X3: MVDTQHFCLRWNNYQSSITSAFENLRDDEDFVDVTLACDGKSLKAHRVVLSACSPYFRELLKSTPCKHPVIVLQDVAFTDLHALVEFIYHGEVNVHQRSLSSFLKTAEVLRVSGLTQNDDTKGSLVQSIARATAESSPHVSPHPAHTPHTPHTPHTPHTPSYSEKLEEALLLPQPLNRRIPMPPRRMSRSADNSPDVIKRARHDNNNDQSQVHDFSTKNNSLLNNRHESGNGNGISNSSSSPSPKLMDDVKNEPLDMICQSNADIDRSADDTPPHSHHRHMGGPPSRASSADADDHTPPPQMPPSPFISPAEAKLFPPSQHHTFNYPMLTDSSLTGLPSPLPPDGLPGTSQGKKLFSCMQCTKVLCSKASLKRHIADKHAERQEEYRCTICERVYCSRNSLMTHIYTYHKSRAGEDPRGFF; encoded by the exons atggtGGATACACAGCACTTCTGTCTGCGCTGGAACAATTACCAGAGCAGCATCACCAGCGCCTTCGAGAATCTTCGTGATGACGAGGACTTTGTTGACGTCACATTGGCCTGTGACGGAAAGAGTTTAAAGGCGCATCGGGTAGTCTTATCGGCATGTAGCCCCTACTTTAGAGAACTATTAAAA TCGACACCGTGCAAGCATCCAGTGATAGTTCTTCAAGATGTTGCCTTCACTGATCTACACGCTCTGGTGGAGTTCATATACCACGGGGAGGTCAACGTGCATCAGAGGAGCCTCTCCTCTTTTCTGAAGACGGCGGAGGTCCTTCGCGTCTCAGGACTCACACAGAATGACGATACTAAAGgg TCGCTGGTACAAAGCATCGCCCGCGCAACTGCCGAGTCGTCTCCGCACGTATCTCCGCATCCCGCGCATACCCCGCACACCCCGCATACCCCTCACACTCCACACACTCCAAGCTACTCGGAGAAACTGGAAGAGGCCCTTCTACTGCCCCAACCCCTCAACCGCCGGATTCCTATGCCTCCGCGTCGAATGTCACGCTCGGCTGACAACTCCCCGGACGTAATAAAGCGCGCGCGCCACGACAACAACAATGATCAATCACAAGTACACGACTTCTCAACAAAGAACAACTCACTATTGAACAATCGTCACGAGTCTGGTAATGGGAATGGGATTTCGAATTCAAGCTCGTCACCATCGCCCAAACTCATGGATGACGTGAAGAACGAGCCGTTAGATATGATCTGCCAATCGAATGCGGATATCGATCGCAGTGCTGATGATACTCCGCCTCATTCGCATCATAGACACATG GGAGGGCCGCCGTCCCGCGCGAGCTCAGCCGATGCCGACGACCATACGCCACCGCCACAAATGCCACCCTCACCTTTTATTTCGCCAGCTGAAGCCAAGCTCTTTCCGCCATCCCAACACCACACTTTCAACTACCCCATGTTAACTGATTCATCGCTGACAG GTTTGCCGAGTCCCCTGCCTCCGGACGGCTTACCGGGAACATCACAAG GTAAAAAATTATTCTCCTGTATGCAATGCACAAAGGTGCTGTGCTCAAAGGCGTCTTTGAAACGGCATATCGCAGACAAACACGCAGAGAGGCAGGAGGAGTATCGATGCACGATATGCGAGCGAGTTTACTGCTCTCGCAACTCCTTGATGACGCATATATATACCTACCACAAGTCCCGGGCGGGGGAAGACCCCAGGGGGTTTTTTTAG
- the LOC123709541 gene encoding broad-complex core protein isoform X1, whose product MVDTQHFCLRWNNYQSSITSAFENLRDDEDFVDVTLACDGKSLKAHRVVLSACSPYFRELLKSTPCKHPVIVLQDVAFTDLHALVEFIYHGEVNVHQRSLSSFLKTAEVLRVSGLTQNDDTKGSLVQSIARATAESSPHVSPHPAHTPHTPHTPHTPHTPSYSEKLEEALLLPQPLNRRIPMPPRRMSRSADNSPDVIKRARHDNNNDQSQVHDFSTKNNSLLNNRHESGNGNGISNSSSSPSPKLMDDVKNEPLDMICQSNADIDRSADDTPPHSHHRHMGGPPSRASSADADDHTPPPQMPPSPFISPAEAKLFPPSQHHTFNYPMLTDSSLTGLPSPLPPDGLPGTSQVGPLGAGHRCEVCGKLLSTRLTLKRHTEQQHLQPLHSARCSLCHKVFRTLNSLNNHKSIYHRRQRAPAGPLPPPQPQNLSAAPDSKMHPSQHHHTVDFYKFKDQFNV is encoded by the exons atggtGGATACACAGCACTTCTGTCTGCGCTGGAACAATTACCAGAGCAGCATCACCAGCGCCTTCGAGAATCTTCGTGATGACGAGGACTTTGTTGACGTCACATTGGCCTGTGACGGAAAGAGTTTAAAGGCGCATCGGGTAGTCTTATCGGCATGTAGCCCCTACTTTAGAGAACTATTAAAA TCGACACCGTGCAAGCATCCAGTGATAGTTCTTCAAGATGTTGCCTTCACTGATCTACACGCTCTGGTGGAGTTCATATACCACGGGGAGGTCAACGTGCATCAGAGGAGCCTCTCCTCTTTTCTGAAGACGGCGGAGGTCCTTCGCGTCTCAGGACTCACACAGAATGACGATACTAAAGgg TCGCTGGTACAAAGCATCGCCCGCGCAACTGCCGAGTCGTCTCCGCACGTATCTCCGCATCCCGCGCATACCCCGCACACCCCGCATACCCCTCACACTCCACACACTCCAAGCTACTCGGAGAAACTGGAAGAGGCCCTTCTACTGCCCCAACCCCTCAACCGCCGGATTCCTATGCCTCCGCGTCGAATGTCACGCTCGGCTGACAACTCCCCGGACGTAATAAAGCGCGCGCGCCACGACAACAACAATGATCAATCACAAGTACACGACTTCTCAACAAAGAACAACTCACTATTGAACAATCGTCACGAGTCTGGTAATGGGAATGGGATTTCGAATTCAAGCTCGTCACCATCGCCCAAACTCATGGATGACGTGAAGAACGAGCCGTTAGATATGATCTGCCAATCGAATGCGGATATCGATCGCAGTGCTGATGATACTCCGCCTCATTCGCATCATAGACACATG GGAGGGCCGCCGTCCCGCGCGAGCTCAGCCGATGCCGACGACCATACGCCACCGCCACAAATGCCACCCTCACCTTTTATTTCGCCAGCTGAAGCCAAGCTCTTTCCGCCATCCCAACACCACACTTTCAACTACCCCATGTTAACTGATTCATCGCTGACAG GTTTGCCGAGTCCCCTGCCTCCGGACGGCTTACCGGGAACATCACAAG TGGGCCCGCTGGGCGCCGGGCACCGCTGCGAGGTGTGCGGCAAGCTGCTCTCCACGCGCCTCACCCTCAAGCGCCACACGGAGCAGCAGCACCTGCAGCCGCTCCACTCGGCACGCTGCTCGCTGTGCCACAAGGTCTTCCGCACGCTCAACTCGCTCAACAACCACAAGAGCATCTACCACCGCCGTCAGAGGGCGCCCGCTGGGCCTCTGCCGCCGCCGCAGCCGCAGAACCTTTCCGCCGCGCCCGACTCCAAGATGCACCCCAGCCAGCACCATCACACCGTCGACTTCTACAAGTTCAAAGATCAGTTTAACGTCTAA
- the LOC123709541 gene encoding broad-complex core protein isoforms 1/2/3/4/5 isoform X2: MVDTQHFCLRWNNYQSSITSAFENLRDDEDFVDVTLACDGKSLKAHRVVLSACSPYFRELLKSTPCKHPVIVLQDVAFTDLHALVEFIYHGEVNVHQRSLSSFLKTAEVLRVSGLTQNDDTKGSLVQSIARATAESSPHVSPHPAHTPHTPHTPHTPHTPSYSEKLEEALLLPQPLNRRIPMPPRRMSRSADNSPDVIKRARHDNNNDQSQVHDFSTKNNSLLNNRHESGNGNGISNSSSSPSPKLMDDVKNEPLDMICQSNADIDRSADDTPPHSHHRHMGGPPSRASSADADDHTPPPQMPPSPFISPAEAKLFPPSQHHTFNYPMLTDSSLTGLPSPLPPDGLPGTSQGGARTPQEEYRCEPCNKSLSSLTRLKRHIQNVHMRPSREPVCNICRRVYSSLNSLRNHKSIYHRKQQPPSGQGFYPVN, from the exons atggtGGATACACAGCACTTCTGTCTGCGCTGGAACAATTACCAGAGCAGCATCACCAGCGCCTTCGAGAATCTTCGTGATGACGAGGACTTTGTTGACGTCACATTGGCCTGTGACGGAAAGAGTTTAAAGGCGCATCGGGTAGTCTTATCGGCATGTAGCCCCTACTTTAGAGAACTATTAAAA TCGACACCGTGCAAGCATCCAGTGATAGTTCTTCAAGATGTTGCCTTCACTGATCTACACGCTCTGGTGGAGTTCATATACCACGGGGAGGTCAACGTGCATCAGAGGAGCCTCTCCTCTTTTCTGAAGACGGCGGAGGTCCTTCGCGTCTCAGGACTCACACAGAATGACGATACTAAAGgg TCGCTGGTACAAAGCATCGCCCGCGCAACTGCCGAGTCGTCTCCGCACGTATCTCCGCATCCCGCGCATACCCCGCACACCCCGCATACCCCTCACACTCCACACACTCCAAGCTACTCGGAGAAACTGGAAGAGGCCCTTCTACTGCCCCAACCCCTCAACCGCCGGATTCCTATGCCTCCGCGTCGAATGTCACGCTCGGCTGACAACTCCCCGGACGTAATAAAGCGCGCGCGCCACGACAACAACAATGATCAATCACAAGTACACGACTTCTCAACAAAGAACAACTCACTATTGAACAATCGTCACGAGTCTGGTAATGGGAATGGGATTTCGAATTCAAGCTCGTCACCATCGCCCAAACTCATGGATGACGTGAAGAACGAGCCGTTAGATATGATCTGCCAATCGAATGCGGATATCGATCGCAGTGCTGATGATACTCCGCCTCATTCGCATCATAGACACATG GGAGGGCCGCCGTCCCGCGCGAGCTCAGCCGATGCCGACGACCATACGCCACCGCCACAAATGCCACCCTCACCTTTTATTTCGCCAGCTGAAGCCAAGCTCTTTCCGCCATCCCAACACCACACTTTCAACTACCCCATGTTAACTGATTCATCGCTGACAG GTTTGCCGAGTCCCCTGCCTCCGGACGGCTTACCGGGAACATCACAAG GTGGCGCCCGCACCCCCCAGGAAGAGTACCGATGCGAGCCCTGTAACAAGAGCCTCTCTTCGCTGACGCGGCTCAAACGGCATATACAAAACGTACACATGCGGCCCTCCAGGGAACCCGTCTGTAACATTTGCCGACGCGTGTACTCCAGCCTCAATAGCTTGAGAAACCACAAGTCGATCTACCACCGCAAGCAGCAGCCGCCCTCGGGCCAGGGCTTCTACCCGGTCAACTGA